Proteins from a genomic interval of Amycolatopsis sp. cg13:
- a CDS encoding Dyp-type peroxidase codes for MTTESSRRSFLRRTVVGAGITAAAGIGVTASASEESPATVAFHGPKQAAILRQPPAQSIVASFDVVAENRAELTQLFQEITDRARFLTNGGAPAALGITAPPADSGVLGPVVPHSDLGVIVGVGSSLFDGRYGLADRKPKKLKPMTMFPNDALDAPQCHGDLSLTLSAGDTDTVLHALRDIARATRGGMQLRWKINGFSSPSRPSGTPRNLMGFKDGTANPGESEMDRLVWVSGAGEPAWTTGGSYQVIRLIRMLVEFWDRVSIAEQENMFGRRRDTGAPLDGASEKDEPRYADDPIGTVIPLTSHIRKANPRTPQTDDQRILRRAVNYDRGVDANGNLDMGLVFTCYQQDLERQFETVQKRLIGEPLVDYISPFGGGYFFALPGVTGPSDHFGRALLA; via the coding sequence GTGACGACAGAATCCTCCCGTCGGTCCTTCCTGCGGCGCACCGTCGTGGGCGCGGGGATCACCGCGGCTGCCGGAATCGGAGTGACAGCCAGCGCGAGCGAAGAATCGCCTGCCACGGTTGCGTTCCACGGCCCCAAACAGGCCGCGATTCTCCGCCAGCCTCCGGCGCAAAGCATCGTCGCGTCCTTCGACGTGGTCGCCGAAAACCGCGCGGAATTGACCCAGCTGTTCCAGGAAATCACCGACCGCGCGCGGTTTCTCACGAACGGCGGTGCTCCGGCCGCGCTCGGGATTACCGCGCCGCCCGCTGACTCCGGGGTGCTCGGCCCGGTGGTGCCGCACAGCGATCTCGGCGTGATCGTCGGCGTCGGATCGTCCCTTTTCGACGGACGCTACGGGCTGGCCGACCGCAAGCCCAAGAAGCTCAAGCCGATGACCATGTTCCCCAACGACGCGCTCGACGCCCCGCAATGCCACGGCGACCTGTCGCTCACGCTGTCCGCAGGGGACACCGACACCGTGCTGCACGCGCTGCGCGACATCGCCCGCGCGACCCGCGGCGGAATGCAACTGCGCTGGAAGATCAACGGCTTCAGTTCGCCCTCGCGGCCGTCCGGCACTCCGCGCAATCTGATGGGGTTCAAGGACGGCACCGCGAATCCGGGCGAGTCCGAAATGGACCGGCTGGTGTGGGTTTCCGGAGCGGGCGAGCCCGCGTGGACGACCGGCGGCAGCTACCAGGTGATCCGGCTGATCCGGATGCTGGTCGAGTTCTGGGACCGGGTCTCGATCGCCGAACAGGAGAACATGTTCGGCCGCCGCCGCGACACCGGCGCTCCGCTGGACGGGGCGTCCGAAAAGGACGAACCGCGCTACGCCGACGATCCGATCGGCACCGTCATCCCGCTCACCAGTCATATCCGCAAGGCGAATCCGCGCACCCCGCAAACCGACGACCAGCGGATCCTGCGCCGCGCGGTCAACTACGACCGCGGCGTGGACGCCAACGGCAACCTCGACATGGGCCTCGTCTTCACCTGCTACCAGCAGGATCTCGAGCGCCAGTTCGAGACTGTCCAGAAGCGACTGATCGGCGAACCGCTCGTCGACTACATCTCCCCGTTCGGCGGCGGATATTTCTTCGCGCTGCCTGGCGTCACCGGTCCCAGCGACCACTTCGGCCGGGCGCTCCTCGCCTGA
- a CDS encoding EfeM/EfeO family lipoprotein, producing MPGSVRARWIGGGVAIAVVAAGIAFAVWPDGASAQDPEIQISRSACGQGWADPQAGVQTFRLHNTGTVTAEVDLIDPATGVVYGEVEGLGSGTVRSMQVTLGNGTYAFRCLPEDSSAIVGPTVTVSGGAERGPGVAPVTQNDLLGPLKSYQAHVAQGLGQLAADVGKLKDAIRSNDRGASQSAWLVAHLDYERLGAAYNAFGDSDKAINGTADGLPDGVKSPDFTGFHRIESGLWHNEDLAALAPVADQLDSDVQKLRKSFADSQVDPNDLGLRAHEIVENTLQFELTARTDYGSGTNLATARANLDGTQAVLDVLRPVLAPRYPALSKVDSWMKRTESTLDSAKKPDNSWTPVNQLSAPRRQKLNADVSELTELLAPIAAIAEPRRTS from the coding sequence GTGCCGGGGTCTGTGCGCGCCCGCTGGATCGGCGGTGGGGTCGCGATTGCGGTCGTGGCGGCGGGGATCGCGTTCGCGGTCTGGCCGGACGGGGCTTCGGCGCAGGATCCGGAGATCCAGATCTCCCGGTCGGCCTGCGGGCAGGGCTGGGCGGATCCGCAAGCCGGGGTGCAGACCTTTCGCCTGCACAACACGGGAACCGTGACCGCCGAGGTGGATTTGATCGACCCGGCGACCGGTGTGGTTTACGGCGAGGTCGAAGGGCTCGGCAGCGGAACTGTTCGATCCATGCAGGTCACGCTTGGCAACGGAACCTACGCATTCCGTTGTCTCCCTGAGGATTCCTCGGCGATCGTGGGGCCGACCGTCACGGTGAGCGGTGGTGCCGAGCGCGGTCCCGGTGTCGCGCCGGTGACGCAGAATGATCTGCTCGGGCCGTTGAAGTCCTATCAAGCCCATGTGGCACAAGGGCTCGGCCAACTGGCCGCCGATGTCGGCAAGCTGAAGGACGCCATTCGGAGCAACGATCGCGGTGCGAGCCAGAGTGCTTGGCTTGTCGCGCATCTCGACTACGAACGGCTCGGCGCGGCCTACAACGCCTTCGGCGACTCGGACAAAGCCATCAACGGCACCGCCGACGGGCTGCCCGACGGAGTCAAGAGCCCGGACTTCACCGGATTCCACCGGATCGAATCCGGCTTGTGGCACAACGAAGATCTCGCCGCCCTCGCTCCGGTGGCCGATCAGCTGGACAGCGACGTGCAGAAGCTCCGCAAGTCCTTTGCGGACAGTCAGGTCGACCCGAACGACCTCGGCCTGCGCGCGCACGAGATCGTGGAGAACACCCTGCAATTCGAACTGACCGCCCGCACCGATTACGGCAGCGGCACCAACCTCGCCACCGCACGGGCGAATCTCGACGGGACTCAAGCGGTCCTCGACGTGCTGCGTCCGGTGCTCGCCCCGCGCTATCCGGCACTGTCCAAGGTGGACAGCTGGATGAAGCGCACCGAAAGCACCCTCGACAGCGCCAAGAAGCCGGACAACTCGTGGACGCCGGTGAACCAGCTGTCCGCGCCGCGCCGGCAGAAGCTCAACGCTGACGTCAGCGAATTGACCGAGCTGCTCGCTCCGATCGCCGCCATCGCGGAGCCGAGGAGGACCTCGTGA